The Triticum aestivum cultivar Chinese Spring chromosome 7B, IWGSC CS RefSeq v2.1, whole genome shotgun sequence genome window below encodes:
- the LOC123157246 gene encoding peptidyl-prolyl cis-trans isomerase CYP59, whose product MSVLMVTSVGDIELDLHTDLCPLTTKNFLKLCKMKYYNGCLFHKVEKDFLAQSGDPTGTGSGGDSVYKYLYGDQARFFNDEIRPELRHSKTGTIAMASAGENCNASQFYITLRDDVDYLDDKHTVFGTVAEGLDTLTKINEAYVDDKGRPFKDIRIKHTYILDDPFDDPPQLAELIPENSPLGKPRDEVAEERLEDSWVPLDETVDPGQLEELIRSKEAHANAVILESVGDIPDAEVKPPDNVLFVCKLNPVTQDEDLYTIFSRFGSVTSAEIIRDFKTGDSLCYAFIEFEEKEACERAYFKMDNCLIDDRRIHVDFSQSVSKLWGQFRQSKRNGNKDGCFKCGAPDHIARDCDQDGEQKPKAPNYVLKDDNTQRGGNNRRSYDFVFEDDTARRNTDRRKVQKVDDQRSQLPPRGDRDRNSSRERSQNDQKGVRQSKESTVSRGVRRPDDHHSHDRSGGRGSVRHDDRDYSKQHSRSRNMDDGEEDYKRRSGAGRYDRDDKPNGDRRHRGDDDRGKGDRHRRDERDRRARSPDADRHRREDAGHREASRHREKRHQDDR is encoded by the exons ATGTCGGTCCTGATGGTCACGAGCGTGGGCGACATCGAGCTGGATCTCCACACCGACCTGTGCCCCCTCACCACCAAGAACTTCCTCAAGCTCTGCAA AATGAAGTATTACAACGGGTGTCTGTTCCACAAGGTGGAGAAGGATTTCTTGGCACAATCTGGGGACCCTACTGGAACTGGCAGTGGTGGTGATTCCGTGTACAA GTACCTTTATGGTGATCAAGCTCGATTTTTCAATGATGAGATCCGTCCAGAATTAAGGCACTCGAAAACTGGCACTATTGCTATGGCAAGTGCTGGTGAGAATTGCAATGCCTCACAG TTCTACATCACATTGCGGGATGATGTTGACTACCTTGACGACAAGCACACG GTCTTTGGGACAGTTGCTGAAGGTCTTGACACACTGACAAAGATAAATGAAGCATATGTTGATGATAAAGGAAGACCGTTTAAGGACATAAG GATTAAACACACATATATCTTGGATGATCCTTTTGATGATCCTCCTCAGCTTGCTGAACTTATTCCTGAGAATTCTCCATTAGGAAAGCCGCGTGATGAG GTTGCAGAAGAGCGCCTAGAGGATAGCTGGGTCCCTCTAGATGAAACAGTGGATCCTGGTCAGCTTGAGGAGTTGATCCGCTCTAAAGAAGCACATGCTAATGCAGTGATCCTTGAGAGT GTTGGAGACATTCCAGATGCTGAGGTCAAACCACCAGATAATGTCTTATTTGTTTGCAAACTCAATCCAGTGACACAG gatgaagatttatataCAATCTTCTCGCGTTTTGGAAGTGTGACATC AGCTGAAATAATTCGTGACTTCAAGACTGGGGATAGTTTATGCTATGCTTTTATTG AATTTGAGGAAAAGGAGGCATGCGAACGTGCATATTTCAAG ATGGACAACTGCCTGATTGATGATCGGAGGATCCATGTTGATTTTAGCCAAAGTGTTTCAAAATTGTGGGGTCAGTTCAGACAAAGTAAACGGAATGGAAATAAAG ATGGTTGCTTCAAGTGTGGTGCTCCAGATCACATAGCCCGAGACTGTGACCAGGATGGTGAGCAGAAGCCTAAAGCCCCAAATTATGTTCTGAAAGATGATAACACTCAGCGAGGCGGGAATAACCGTCGAAG TTATGATTTCGTCTTCGAGGATGATACTGCTCGTCGGAATACTGACCGAAGAAAGGTTCAAAAAGTAGATGACCAGAGATCTCAGCTACCGCCTCGTGGTGACCGCGATAGGAACAGCAGCAGGGAGAGAAGTCAGAACGACCAGAAAGGAGTCCGGCAAAGCAAAGAAAGTACTGTGAGCCGAGGAGTTCGGAGGCCAGACGACCACCACAGTCACGACAGATCTGGTGGTCGAGGCTCTGTTAGGCACGACGACCGTGACTACAGCAAGCAACATAGCAGGAGCAGAAACATGGACGACGGTGAAGAAGACTACAAACGGAGATCAGGAGCTGGTCGATACGACAGGGATGATAAGCCCAACGGTGACCGGCGCCACAGGGGCGATGATGACCGTGGGAAGGGCGATCGTCACAGGAGAGACGAGCGTGACCGCAGGGCGCGGAGCCCTGATGCTGATAGACATAGAAGGGAAGACGCCGGACACCGCGAGGCGAGCAGGCACAGGGAGAAGCGGCACCAGGATGATAGATAG